GATGGTTAATGAGTGGAAAGGAACATTCGAAGATTACAATGAAGGGGAAATCGGTCCCGGACATTGTAATGACGATAACGAGCTGAATACAAGCCATTAAGCTGATGTCATATTAAAATTTAAAGCCTGCGGATATTTAATCTGCAGACTTTTTTAATTTAATTATTTGCCGGTAGTGTAAAAAGCAGTCGAAAAGTGTACCAAAATACGAAAATACGAAAAGACAGCTCGGGAGAGTATGTTAATCATTATCGTATAAGTCCCTATCCTGCAAAATCTATAATAATATCAACCTGCTGCTTTAGGCCGCACAAAGGCATAATAAAAATCATTGCGATTAAATTTGGCAATATCCTCAAAAATATCCTTAGCTCTTTTTTCATCGCCGGATTTCCGGTAGCTTAAGCCATAATAATACTTGGGATACTGGCTTTGAGAATCTGCCTGCGACAACTCATCAATAGCGCTTTCGTATTCATTATTCCAATAATAGACTATGCCCTTAAGGCCATGAAGAGTTTTCTCCAAGTTTGGGTTATTAGAAGTTTTAACTGATTTCTCATATTCGGCGGTTTTCGCTATGGCTAAATCATTCCTATTCTGGCTGGCATAAACCAATGCCTCTGTATAACTGCAATTACGCAGATATTGCTCTTTTAGTCTGTTATGGATTTGAGGGTTCATGCTTAGTTTGCGCAGGGCCGCAGTTTCTTTTAAGGCCTTGCTGAATTCGCTTTTCTCATAGTAGATAAAGGCTATCATATTGCGGGTGTTGGCTTCACTATATAAATTACCTGTCTTTTTTGAATATTTAAGCCGTTTTTTTAATACATCTATGGCTTTTTGATAATTCCCTTCAATGATATGCGAGACTGCTATCCAATAATAACCGGTATTTGTATCAGCCTCATTCTGGGCATGTTTAAAAATCAATTCATATTTTTCTCTCGCCTTATTATATTTTCCTAGAAACGAATAATTATGCCCCAATCCGGCGATTGATATAATAAAATCGGGATCAAGTTCTAAGGCATTGTTGTAGCTCTTTATAGAGTTATTATAATCGCTTATCATCAAATAAATCTCGCCCATTGAATCATGCGGATTAGGGTCGTCAGGCTGAAGTTTGGCGTATTTCTTCAACGCCTCAATAGCCTGAGTGTATTTATCCTGATTTGAAAGCGCATAACCAAGCATATTGTAAGCGGGCGCAAATTCAGGGTCTAATAATATCGATTGTTGATATTCGCTTTCCGATAATGCCCATTCATTGCGGTTGAAATAAAAATTGCCAAGCAAGTAATGGGCTCGCTTGCCTTCGGGCAGAAGTTCAACCAATTTCTCTAAGCATTCCCGCGCCTCATACATTTCCTCATCAAAAATCGCCTTGGCTCCATGGATAATCAACTTCTCAGGTTCACTAATATTGCCGGATAGCTCAACCGCTTTATTAAAACGATCAATATAATCAGCGGTTGTCGCGGCTAATAAAGCCAAGTGATAGTAAGCCATAGCAAATTCCGGGTCAGCTTCAATCGCTTGTTTAAAAAGCTCTCCTGCCTCTTCCTCGTAAAACGCATCATCCTTGGCCAGCCCCTCAAGGAATAGCTTCCTTGCTTCAGGCGATTTCGTAGTGTAGGTAATATCTTTAGCCTTCTGGCTGCATTGGTAAAATAATACAAAAGCCAATACTAAGACTGACACATGTATTATGACTATTTTTTTAAACACAAAATACCTCCTTGAATTTAATTCTTTATAAAAACCATTATCTAATTCGCTAAATATGTTTCTAATATTAATATTAATTTAACTTTTAAACCAATGTCAATAAGAATTTTTAAAAATTTCCCGATTATATAAATATCTTGCCATGCTTGCATTTGTATTATATTATTGCCAAACATTTACTGAAAATGCTGAAAATAAGAAGGAAGGTTGAAAATGAAAAAACAGCTGACACTGCTCATTATTTGTCTTACTACTTTATTTGTGTATCAAACGATGGCTCAGGTTTTTGATGATTCGGGAAGCAGTAACGATTCAACGGAAGTTCAAATTACCACTGAAGCTTATCCCCTTGATGAAGCAGATCATAACGTCCGGACAGAGCATGCCGGTTCGGAAAGCGCGCCTGCCGAGGAATCCGAACAGGACAATGAGGATTTTGCCTCAATACTTATTTCGCTGATAATTATCCTTCTGGCAGCTAAGCTTGGCGGCGATTTATGCGAAAGAGTAAATCAGCCGGCAGTTCTTGGCGAACTTATATTCGGTGTAATTTTAGGCAATCTATATCTGCTTGGGTTTGGAGGGTTTGAACATATCAAACATCATATTACAATCGAGATATTTGCCGAAATAGGCGTTATTATCCTTCTTTTCGAGGTTGGTCTTGAATCAAACATAAAAGAAATGATGTCAGTTGGCTTGGTTTCTTTCCTTGTTGCAATATTGGGAGTTGTTACTCCGTTTCTTTTAGGCTGGGGAGTTTCGGCGATGTTTATGCCCGATGAATCTATTTATGTTCATGTTTTCATAGGCGCGACTCTAACCGCCACCTCAGTTGGCATAACCGCCCGGGTTTTACAGGATATCGGGCGGCTAAGATACCGCGAATCGAAAATAATTCTTGGCGCGGCTGTTATTGATGACGTTCTCGGTTTAGTGATATTGTCAATTTGTACAGGCATTATCGCCGCGGCAAATGCCGGCGGTTCAGGCACCTCTAGCGGTATGGTTTTGTTTATTGTTGCCAAAGCCTTTGTTTTCATATTTGGTTCGATTGCTATTGGTACTTTTTTGGCGCCGAGACTATTCGATTTTGTGGCAAAGATGCGCGGCTCCGGACTATTAATAACTTTTTCGCTCATGTTTTGTTTCCTGTTTGCGTATATCGCCAAACTTGTTGGGCTGGCGCCTATTGTCGGCGCTTTTGCCGCCGGTTTAATACTTGAGGATGTATACTATAAAGACTTGACCAAAAAAGGAGAAACGCAATTAGATGAATTACTGAAACCAATTGCTGCCTTTTTAGTGCCCATTTTCTTCGTTCACATGGGCATGAAAGTTGACCTGATAAGCTTTGGAAATATCTCAATACTTGGCTTCGCTCTTGTGCTTACCATTGCCGCCATCATAGGCAAACAGGTTTGCTCTCTCGGTACGCTAACCGAGAAAGGCTTAAATAGATGGGTTGTCGGTATAGGCATGATTCCGCGCGGAGAAGTAGGTTTAATATTCGCCGGTATTGGGTCGAAGATGATTCTTGATGGCAAACCGGTCGTTGATACTAATACCCTGTCTGCCGTTGTAATCATGGTTATTTTGACAACTCTCGTTACGCCGCCTGTTCTAAAAGTGGTCTTTAAAAAATAGAAATTAAATTTGCTCTTAACATATTCCGGTATATGTCGATATTATACCAGATGGTAATAAATTATGACATTTAGCGGTAAATCTGAAAATATCTATTTCGCCACAAAAGGGGTAATTATTACTCTTATGATGGTATTTCTGTTTTTACAGACTAATACACATTCCGAAACTTCCATTATAATTAAATCATCATTAGTATATTTAGTCTTAAATCTTATTCTTTACTGGATAATGACTAAGAAACAAGTCAGATGGCAAAATATAATATTTGCATTATCTTTTTGGGATGGTCTATTTATATTTTTCATTATGAAATTTGGCGGTGATAGCGATAGTCAATTGTTTGTTGCTCTTTATTTTCTAATTGCGTTAACCTCAATTTATCTCCCAACTTGGAAGGTGATTTTAACAGCATCCTTTTTTTCAGCTTGTTTAATAGCAGGAGACAATATTGCTGCAGGAAACAACTCGATTCTTAATATATCAGCCAGAACCGCTTATATCTGGCTAACTGCCGGTATTGGTTCTATATTATCATACAGCATGAATCTATCGCAAAAAAAGCTATTGAAAACATTAGATACATTAAATGAAAGAACCTGGGAGCTTGAATCATCTCAATCAATGCTGAAAAATCTATATGAAACAACCCGCGCGTTATCTTCAATCCTCGATTTTGAACAGTTGTTAAAAGAAATACTTATTATTGCCGAGGATTTGCTAAATGTGAATAGGTGTACGGTGCTTCTGTCGAAAATAAACAGAGATAATCTGTTTGTTTATGCTGAATTGAATAATACTAAAAAATCGTTTTATGACCCACCTATCCCGATTTCAGATTTTCGTTCCGCTGATATTGAGAAAAGCAGCTTTAAAAGCAGTCAGATTCAAACAGGAGTATTTTATGTTAACGAGGCCCAAATGCTCGAACTACCGTTGATTTCTCATGGCAAGGTTATTGGACTTATACAACTGCAATCAATGAATAAAGACGGTTTCACAGGGAAAGAAAGAAAAAACTTCAATGTTTTTGCTAATGCTACCGCTGTTGCTATCGATAACGCTTGGCTTCACCGGGAAATGCAGGAGCTGATTATAATAGATGAATTAACAGGATTGTATAATTACAGGTATTTTAGAAATAAGCTCTCAGAGGAGATTCGGAGAGCGGACAGATACCATCAAAATCTATCGCTTTTGATGGTTGACTGCGACCATTTTAAAAAAATAAATGATTCCCAAGGGCACGAAACGGGCAATGTTATTCTCAAGGAAATTACCGACATTATCAGGTATTCGGTTCGCGATGTTGATATTGTTGCCCGCTACGGCGGCGAGGAATTTATGGTAATTTTACCGCAAACTGATGTTGAATCCACGCTTGTTATTGCCGAAAGAATCAGAGTGCAGATTGAAGAATCATATTTCACGAATTCTCAGGGTCAGCGCGACCTCAGGATTACTGTTTCTATTGGCGCCGCTATTTTCCCCGATGGCTTAAAATCCTCAAGTGAATTGCTTAAAAAAGTTGACAAGGCGCTGTATATAGCAAAAAACAATGGCCGTAATCAAGTTAGCACAGTGCCGCCAGCGAAAATGGGAAAAACAAGAAAGATTATGCAATGAACCCCGGCCAGAGAATTATACTTGGTATCGAGGGAACATATCTAACCGATTCAGTTATCAGCATCTTATCAAAAAAACAAATTGGCGGTATAATTCTATTCGACCACAACGGCGAAAACCCCAATCAACTAAAAGCATTAATAAACAGCATATACAATGCCTGCGAAATAAAGCCGTTTATTGCAATCGATTTCGAGGGTGGTAGAATCCGCCGCTTAAAAAAGTTCTTTCATCTTTTAGCAAAACCATCAGAATATGATGGCAAAGCGAATGAGTTGAAATCAGATTGCGAAAATGTAGGCAGGGATTTTAAAGAATACAATATCAATCTCAATTTAGCCCCCGTTGCCGACATTTCGTATTCACCGCTTAATGCTGCACTTGAGGATAGAACATTTTCAGCTGACCCGTTAAAAACATCCGAGTACTGCATTTCATTTTGTGAAGGATTTGCAAAGAATAACATTTTATGTTGTCTAAAACATTTTCCCGGCTTGGGTTCATCCACAAACGACCCGCATAAATTGACAGCGGTGTCATGCCTGCCCTATGATAGAATCAGAGAGAACGATCTTGTGCCTTTCAAAGCAGGCATCAATGCCGGTGTTAATATGCTGATGACCACTCATCTGTTGATGACCGCTATCGATGATAAAATCGGGGCTTTTTCTGTTAAAACTACGGGTCTGGCGCGGGCTTTAGGTTTCGAGGGAATTATCATTTCTGATGATTTATGCATGGGTGCTCTCAAAAGCGAAGACTCATTGCCGGAGATAACGCTAAAATCATTGTGCGCCGGACATGACATGGCATTAATTTGCCATAACCATAGCCGGTATAATGAGATTATTTCATATTTAGAGAATAATATATCGGTTTTGGAAAAGCATGGCCACAAACGCGCGCTTGAAAGAATTAGAGATGCCAAAGAAAGTTTGTCTTAAAGATAAAATAAAACTAAAACAGAAAACGATAATCGGACTAAACAGCGGCACCTCTGCCGATGGCGTGGATACGGCTATAATCAGAATATCAGGCAGCGGATTTAAAAGCAGGGTAAAATTTATCTCAGGCCGCCTATATAAATTTGATAAGAGACTAAGGTCGAAAATAAAAAAATATGCCGAGCCTGATTATCGAGATGCTGAGGAATGGCTTAAACTTGATATAGAGCTGGCTGAATTCTTTTCGAAAGCGGCGCTTAAAGCAATAAAATCCGCCGGGTTGAAAACCGATGATATCGATTTAATCGGCTCGCATGGCCAAACAATCCGCCATATGCCGGACACTAAATGGGGGACTATTACCTGCCAGCTTGCCGAGCCGGCGCGTATCGCAGTCCGCACCGGCATCATCACAGTGGGCGATTTCCGGGTTGCCGATACAGCCGCCGGCGGTCAGGGCGCGCCGCTGACCCCTATAGTCAATGCTATCCTGTTTGGACAGAAACATAAAAATATAGGAATGCTCAATATTGGCGGCATCGCTAATATAACCCATATTGCCCCTGATAAGCATGATTATAAAATCTTTGGCTGTGATACAGGTCCTGGGAATATGCTTGTCGATTATCTAACTAAGAAACTTTATGAAAAAGATTATGATTTAAACGGACGGTTAGCATTAAAAGGAAAGGTTGATTATTCAATCATAAAAAATATGCTCAACCGAAAGTTCTTCTCCATAAAGGGACCAAAATCTACCGGCAGGGAAACTTTTGGTAAAGCATTTGCCAAAGATTTTTTGTCTGTTTGCCGAAAGAAAAGGTTAAATAAATATGATATTATAGCCGCTGCTTCGCAATTTACGATTGAGGCAGTAAAATATTGCCTGCAGATAAATAAACTCAACTTCGATGAGATTATTATAAGCGGGGGAGGAGCTAAGAATAATTATTTCCAGGATGCGTTATCGCAAGCGTTTAAACAAATAAAAATCACCGCCTCGATTGACTATGGTTTTGATATGGATTATCTTGAGGCGATAAGTTTTGCGGTTTTAGCTAATGAGGCGTTATGCTCGAACAGGTACCGGTTGAAAAATATTACAGGCGCCCAAAAGGCGGTTGTGCTTGGCAAAATCTGCCAGAGCTGATTTTTATCATAGCGGCGGCTATATGCCTGCTCAATTCAGAATCGTTTGCTTTCTCCAAAGAGAAGCCGCCTATAAAATTTGAATTTGACCGGCAAATAAGAGTCAAATTGGGAGCTTATGACAGCCTGGCAGTTAGCTCATCCGGCGAGATGATTGTTGAATGCTATCGCGATAATAGCCGCGCTGAAATTTATTATACCTCATCCGATATAGATATTCATAAAAACAGAAAAGGGATAACAATCCTGGATAATAACGGTATTCTGGCGGCAAATCTATCCTCGGTTTTGTTTCGTCCGAGGTTTCCAAATGTATTCTTAGATTTTGACGGTAATTGCTACCGCGGCAATATCGAATGTGATATTGATGCTAATTCATCCGACAACCTGCGAATATTTAACCTTATAGACATAGAGCTGTATCTTAAAGGTGTTCTGCCGGGAGAAATCGGTGATAGAAGCGAGGCTGAGTACGAGGCTGTTAAAGCTCAGGCTATCGCTGCCAGAACCTATGCTGTCTGGCGGCTGTCAACCCAGCCGGATGATAAGCACCTGAAAAACTCCATCGACGACCAGCTTTACCTTGGGGCAAGCACAGAACTTGACTTGCTAAACAAGGCGGTCGAGGAAACCAAGGGCTTGATTATGACTTATGATAAAATGCCGATAGCCGCCTATTATCATGCTGTATGCGGGGGGTCGACAGCTCCTATCGAAAAAATATGGGACAGTAGAAAAATCCCCTACCTTAGAGGCGTTGTGGATGGCGATTATTGCCAGTGGGCTAAAACATTTTTCTGGAATGAGGATTTTAGCGCCGCCGACCTCGAAAAAAACCTGAGTAAGTATTTCGGACAGAAAAGCGAATTGCCTCGCAAGGGTTTCGGTAAAATCCAATCGATAAAATTTAAAAAGGACAATTCCATCGGCAGAATGGTAGAGTTGAAAGTGAAAACCACTACCGGCACTTTCAAAGTCGAAAATGACCAGATTCGCTGGGCTTTAAAACGTCCCTCAGCCCCGGGTTCGATATTGCCCTCAACCAGATTTACCTACAGGGTAAAAAAATCGCAGGGCAGTATCGCCGCATTAGAGTTAGTGGGCGCAGGCAACGGCCACGGGATAGGCATGTGCCAGTGCGGCGCTATAGGCAGGGCAAGGAATGGAGTCGCCTGTGAGAAGATTCTTAAAACATATTACAAGGGCATTACAATAGAAAAGCTTTATTAGATATGTAGGGCAGTCCGCCGCGCCGGACAAGACCTGCCAATTACTGCTTATGATTCAACAAAAACTGTGTTTGGTCGCATAAACGCGTTTGTCGTCAGGAAAGGATTCCTGACGACGCGAAAGGGTCCCTGACGACGCGGAGAAGCTTTATTAGATATGTAGGGTATCAGCTGCCATCGCGGATGCTCTTTTGCTGCAAAGAAGCGCTTGATAACAAGAATAGTTTGTTTCTTTTATATCGATTTAATATCTTCATAATTATTATCTGAGGATGATTGACTTATATTATCGCTAAGGCTTAATATAAATTTCTGGATTTTAGATACGCTTTTTTCGATTTCTTTTAATTTCTTGGTTATATAAACATTTTTCTCCGTCTGGCATTTCCTCAATAGAAGTTGTGTATTGCCGAGAATTACCGCCAAGGGATTATTGATTTCGTGATTATATGATAGAATTAAATCGGAGATATCTATATTATTATTTCGCTTTAATTTATTTGCAAGATCCCGATTCTCTTTGATAAGTTCCTGCAATTCTTTCGCATTAATTAATGCCGCAACTATAGTCTCCTCGAAGTTATAATTGCGGGGAATGTAGCTTATGCCTTTTTTAATGTCATAACGATACTTTCCCGAAACAATAGTCTTATCCTTTACAAATATTACATGCGGCACATGAATCTGATTATTAATAACTTTAAGTAAATATTCTGTCTCTTTTTTCGTGTAATCCTCATTGAACACAATAGCATCATAATTATTGCGTTTTATTTCATTAATAGCGCTTTCGATATTGTATTTAATAACTACTGTAAAGTTGGTTAATATATCTTGCAATATTTTAGACTGTAATTTGTTAGAGTTTCGATGGCAGTCAATAATCAAAGCTGTTATTCTATTGTTCACGGTATAACTATCGGAATACGGCATCTCTAATTTATCTAAATATTATATAGAGACGAAAGTACTGTTTTAAATTGTAAAGCCCTTTTCATTATTTAACAATGGCGAACTTTATAATCTCGCTGCCAAACTCGGTGTATAAATATCCAAGATAAATACCGGAGGCTGTTTTTTTGCCCGAATCATTGACGGCATGCCATGTTTTTCTGTTTAGCCCTTCATAAGTGGAATTTTCATCTATGGTTATAGTCTTAACTTTTTCGCCGGCGACATTGAAAATCATAATGTCAACACTAACCGGCTGTGATAATTCAAATAAAAATATTACCGAATCGCTGGCAGGATTAGGTACCGCCGTAAAATTAATTTTGACCGAACTATAGGCATTAAATTCAATAACCTTAGATTGCCTTGAGACATTATCATAAATAACTATTTCATGAACTCCCGGCAGAGGGAAATATATTTTCTGAATAAGTGTATCCGTACCTATTGGATTGCCTATAATTTCTGCGGTTGATGATTCGATGATAATATCATGTTCGCCGCCCGCCGATGAAAGCGAATCAAACAAGGCGATGGCAATCTCGACCGTATCGCCCTTATAGACCGCAGTATTTGGATATTCTACAGTGAAAAAGCCATCGATTGCGAACATATCAAACATATTGGGAATACCATAACCTAAATCCGTATCCGGGTCGTTTGCCTGGCTGGCGGTCATTCTTAACGCATTATATAATTTATCGAGGTTCCAATCGGGATGTGCCTCAAGTATCAATGCCACACCGCCGGCAACAACCGGCGCCGACATTGATGTGCCGTTGGTTAGATTAAATCCATCCGATAAGTAATTTGCCGCCGTTACAGAGGATGCCATCGCCGACACATCAGGCTTAATGTTGTCCCATGAAGAGCGTCCCGGAGAGGAACGAGAATATAAATCGCCATTCGAATTAACGCCGCCAACTGCAATCACCGAGTCGCCATCGGCAGGCGGGATAATAGTTCCCCACTCATTGCCCCGTTCATTGCCTGCTGAGTTCACTACTGCTACACCCAGCGAGGCGGCTATATCTGCGGCTATGGTTATAGCGGCACTGTCGCCGGTCAAAATAGTCGTGTCATACCAGTCATAATAACCAACCGAACTTGAAATAACATCGATGCCCAACGGCTCCATCCATTCAGCCGCCGCAATCCAGTTGTCCTCCTCGGCCTCGATTTCATTATCCAAAATCTCGGTTTTCGCAAGCATATATTCAGCTCCAAACGCCGACCCGATAAGCGAACTCTCGGCAAAGCCTCCTATCACCGAAAATGTCGAGGTGCCATGTCTTTCCTGAGCGCCCTCGCCGCCAACATTGCTGCCGCCATTGATGAAATCCCGGGTTGCTATTAATCGACCGCTGTTAATAATTGGCTGGAAAACGGGATGATCAAGCTTATAGCCGGTATCCATCATGCCGATTAGTACGCCCTTGCCCGTGTAACCGATTGCATGAAGCGAATCTATCAGGCATAGATGTATTTGAACATACGAACCGCCATAATCAATATCAGTGAATTCATCAGAAAGCAGGGGAGGGGTTGATGGTTTTGCATGGCTGTCCTCAATGTATTCAAGCCGTACTTTTGAATAGGCGGCAACCCGTTTTATCGATTTCACAAAAGGCAATTCACCGGCTTGGATTATAGCGGAACTGCCGCCGGAGACACTAACCGCATTAAGCCATCGCGAAACATGATGAACTTTCAGCCCCAATGACTCAAGCTGATTGATATAAGCTTTATTGGGATAGACGTCTAAATCTGTATAAACTGCCGATACGCCGCGTTTTTGTCGACGTTCAACGGCTCTTTCCGAAATTTCTGCTATTTGACCGGTGCCCTTAGATTTAAAATATACCCAGTGTTTTTGGCTGTCGGCTTTGGCCTCTAAAGCGAAAAGCATCCATATAAGAACCAATAAAAAGGGAATAAAACTTGAAGATAATGTACTATATAGACCTATTTTAAATACTTGACTTTTGTCGATTATCATATTAACCTATTAAATGATGTAAATATCATGATTACATATTATGAGTGAAACAAATAAAAATCAAGACAAAAAAAGCAAGTTCGGAAATCTATTCCTGCCGCTTATGGACAATCTGTACAATCTGGCTTTACGAATGACTCGCAATCCCAATGATGCCGATGATCTTGTTCAGGAAACATATCTAAAAGCATATCGCTTTTTCAGCCATTTCAAAGAGGGCACTAACGCTAAAGCTTGGATTATCACTATCTTAACCAACACTTTCCGTACTAAATATCGTAAAGACCAGAAAGAACCGAACCAGGTGGATTTTGAGGATATCGAGAATTTCTTTCTAATCGATGAATTAAAACCGCAATTCCAGCCGGCTAATAAAGCCGAAGCCAGAGATGGCGACGCTATAACAGAGATATTGAAGGCCTATGTTTCTGATGATATAATTAAGGCTTTGGAAAATATTCCGGAACAATTTCGTATAGCAGTGTTGTTATCAGATATAGAGAGATTCAATTATCAGGAAATTGCCGATATCCTCGGGATAAGCGTGGGAACAGTGAAATCAAGAATTTTTAGAGGACGTAAACTATTACAGAAGCAGCTATATGAATTTGCTAAGAAAAAGGGCATTATTAGGGGTAAGCATGATTAAATGCGAAGATGTCCTGCGAATGCTCTATGAATATATCGATAAGCAGCTTGATAAGGTATCTTCATTTCAGATTGAGGAGCATATCAAGTTGTGCAAATATTGCCGCAAGCATCACGATTTCGAAATAGCTCTTCAGAAAATGGTTGAAAGGAGTTGTTTCAAGAAAAAAGCACCTGATGTTTTAAAAACGAAAATCAAAGCTATGCTAAACGATGCTCCACCGGAGTAAGCTCATTATCAAAACGCTTTTACAAGATTAGTATCACCTATATGATGTTGGCGGTATATGCCCTCGTGCAAGAGCACTTCT
This portion of the Candidatus Zixiibacteriota bacterium genome encodes:
- a CDS encoding S8 family serine peptidase, with the translated sequence MIIDKSQVFKIGLYSTLSSSFIPFLLVLIWMLFALEAKADSQKHWVYFKSKGTGQIAEISERAVERRQKRGVSAVYTDLDVYPNKAYINQLESLGLKVHHVSRWLNAVSVSGGSSAIIQAGELPFVKSIKRVAAYSKVRLEYIEDSHAKPSTPPLLSDEFTDIDYGGSYVQIHLCLIDSLHAIGYTGKGVLIGMMDTGYKLDHPVFQPIINSGRLIATRDFINGGSNVGGEGAQERHGTSTFSVIGGFAESSLIGSAFGAEYMLAKTEILDNEIEAEEDNWIAAAEWMEPLGIDVISSSVGYYDWYDTTILTGDSAAITIAADIAASLGVAVVNSAGNERGNEWGTIIPPADGDSVIAVGGVNSNGDLYSRSSPGRSSWDNIKPDVSAMASSVTAANYLSDGFNLTNGTSMSAPVVAGGVALILEAHPDWNLDKLYNALRMTASQANDPDTDLGYGIPNMFDMFAIDGFFTVEYPNTAVYKGDTVEIAIALFDSLSSAGGEHDIIIESSTAEIIGNPIGTDTLIQKIYFPLPGVHEIVIYDNVSRQSKVIEFNAYSSVKINFTAVPNPASDSVIFLFELSQPVSVDIMIFNVAGEKVKTITIDENSTYEGLNRKTWHAVNDSGKKTASGIYLGYLYTEFGSEIIKFAIVK
- a CDS encoding zf-HC2 domain-containing protein, translated to MIKCEDVLRMLYEYIDKQLDKVSSFQIEEHIKLCKYCRKHHDFEIALQKMVERSCFKKKAPDVLKTKIKAMLNDAPPE
- a CDS encoding sigma-70 family RNA polymerase sigma factor; the protein is MSETNKNQDKKSKFGNLFLPLMDNLYNLALRMTRNPNDADDLVQETYLKAYRFFSHFKEGTNAKAWIITILTNTFRTKYRKDQKEPNQVDFEDIENFFLIDELKPQFQPANKAEARDGDAITEILKAYVSDDIIKALENIPEQFRIAVLLSDIERFNYQEIADILGISVGTVKSRIFRGRKLLQKQLYEFAKKKGIIRGKHD